ATCAAATTATAGGCTTAGATTTTGACAATGGAACAAATTACTTCTAGATTCAAAATTGGAATTATGTAAAACTGCTGACAAGTATTAGTATGCGCCGTGcgttctctctttttttgacAGTTACAGCGTGCGTTTTATATTTGTCAAAGGTTCcgtttaaaataaattattcatCGGATTGTTGCCATGGAGATTATCTACTTGATTACAGGTGTAAATTAAAcatttttagaaataaactcAACAAATACTCTCTCTATAGTTTGCTTGTAAAGTTCAAGgtttgttttaaaataagttGATTTCTACCATGTGTTCCTTAGCCTTGGTCAGCGAATTAATAAGTATTATCTCTTCAACACCATCATTTTATCCCTTAACCAATATTACTTTTCAATTAATAATAGATACTTTAGCCATTTTTTCCTTCCTATTAGAAATGTCTCGGGATAAGGTATTTAAGGTATCGTTTTATCTTGGGACATAGGGACGAGCAGAGAAGTGCTTGGATACAAGGTAGTATTGTTTTATTCTGCAACGGATGGAATAACTCAAAACAAGTGACCTAAGTAATATACTATCTtcgtttttttaaatagataacACTGCGTTTGATTATtagtctttttttaaaaaatgtaattataatttattttattaagagTTATTTTACCActcaaaatactttaagcatgatttatatcttatatatttgcataaaattttttaaataagactaatggtcaaacatgtgttcaAAACTCGACGATGtcgtctattaaaaaatggagaaattatctaaattatttttagagttGTGGGGTAAATAATCTGCAACAACAATAATATAGTGAAGTAGTTATGAAAGTATTCAGAAATGCACTCCGTGCATCAAAGTGTAATAACAGAGTGGGGGATGTTTGGCTCAAACTTCAGCTAGATAGTACTCCATCCGCTCCATTTTTAGTGTAGCCATAAGTTTCCgtatccaactttgatcgtctgtcttatttaaaaatgagtaaattgcattagCAGTATAAGAACTTGGAAGGTGGGTGCGATTAGATGCAAAAATTTGAAAACCGAGCATAGCAGTACAAGAAAGTTGGATGCGATTAGGTgcaaaaacttaaaaaccgagTATAGCGGTACAATAACTTGGCTAGGTGGGTGCGCTCATGGTGCAAAAGTTGCTACGCCATTGTTCCACCTCAGCGAAAGTGCCACATGAGCATGCATTGACCATCTCATTTTACAGAAAAGTCCCTAATAACTTTTGTATTCCAATTACTTCTTCAGATATATCTGTTTTCCTCCTGTATCACAATGATCAAACCAGTCCATCTTCTCATCCAAATAAATTCTGCTACTGCcaactccaaaaaaaaaacccaccacGATACAGTTCAATTGTGAATTCTTCTTCCTCATGACCTGCAATACAAAATAATTGGTTGATGTGTTATACCGCATAaggaaaataatattatttgcAGATTATTCAACTAATTATATCTACTGAAAAGGGTACAACACATCTAGCAAGAATTTCTCATTGCCAATGTTTCTCTTATATCATATACAGTTATAGGAAACACCAATAATTACAGTAAAACCAATCTAGTGGCTAGTACCATTAGATCACTTCATTGAATTGTAATAACAAATAACAGGATATTCAAGTGAAAACCCAAAAAAATGCAGCCATTGTACAGATCAATAAAACCTTAACTTTGAAATCATCCATCAAATGAACGAAAAATAGAAATCTACAACCATCAGCAAGTGATTTACCATAACAAGCTAGGAGCAAATTGTCGGCTTGAATTGGTTTGGTTACTGGTTTAGTGCTTGAATTAATGTGGCACACgaagccctcgccgccgctgcgatgTAACGGTTTCCCTCGTTGTCGTCgtcactgccgccgccaccatcgctgcgccgccatcgccaccaccgcagccgcctcTCAATTAGGAACACGTCGAGAAAAATGGAAGGAGATATGCATTCGTTTGTTCTGATTGTCGAGTTAAAAAGGAAATGTGattggaacaaaaaaaaaagctatttgTGGTTTTCTATAAAATGAGATAGGTCTTTCATATCAAAGCTGATGTGGCAATTTTGCTAAGGTGGAATAGCAACgtggtaattttttttacatggcTACTTTTGCACCATGAGCGCACCCACCTAACCAAGTTATTGTACTGCTATGCTTGATTTTCAAGTTTTTACACCTaatcgcacccacctgccaagttcTTGTACCGCCAACGCAATTTATTCtttaaaaaatttttatgattagtatttttgttattgttagatgataaaacatgaatagtactttatgcgtgacttatgtgtttttaatcaaaatttgaCATGGAAACTCATAACTGCGTTTAAAATAGGATGGTTggagtaattaaaaaaaagttccaaCTCGATTAATCTGCGCCGTTGATTTGCAATCAAACGGCCCAGCAACTCGATTAGTCCTCTAAAGTAAGATCAGAGAGAAACACTCACACACCAGCACACGGCGACCTCATCGGCTCATCCTCCTCGATTCCGGCGGCCGACTCAAATCCGAATCGccccaagagagagagaatggcggcggcggcgctccgaccgGCGATCCTCCGCCGCatccgcctctccccctcccctgcggcggctgcgggggccgcggcggcgtcccaGCCCCACGCCCTGGCGCGGTGGCTCGCGCGGCCCATGTCCTCCCACGACGCCCACCTCACCcgcgacgaggtcgtcgaccGCCTCCTCGACGTCCTCAAGTGCCACCCCAAGGTTGACCCCTCCAAGGTACAACCAGCCCGCAGCTCgaatccacgccgccgccgtcgccatccgaaccctaaccctagcttgtTGTTGGCAGGTGAGTCCCGAGGCGCACTTCGAGAAGGATCTGGGGCTGGACAGCCTGGACACGGTGGAGGTGGTGATGGCGATCGAGGAGGAGTTCAAGCTCGAGATCCCCGACCAGGAGGCCGACAAGATCGACTCCCTCCCGCTCGCCATCGAGTACGTCGCCAACCACCCCATGGCCGCCTGACCTCACCGATCCGTCGTGCCGTGGTGAGgcttttcttgatttactaTTTTTGTTCTGCGGGGGATGAATAATTTTGCTGGAGTGGTTCAGGAAAACTTGTCCCTGGTACTCTAGATTATGTGTTATGTTGCCATCGATGTCGATCTCTAATGTAACATCCACAATTTCGGTTTTGTGACAATATGATGCTAGATTCTTGCTCTTTTGCTCAATTGTTCATCATGTCGGATGTGCCGTTGTTGTTAAATAGTTTTGGGATGTGCTGTTGTTGATGAACTAGTTTTGTGGTGCACAAACTTGCTCCAGTTTGTTGCAAGATCTGTATGTGCAAATTTCATTCTTTAACAACATAGTGTTGCATTTTCTTTTAACAGTTCTCTTCCATCTGCTTATGCATATGGAGACCAAGCAGGCTGCTAAAAGAATCATGGCTCGGTTATTGTAGGAAATAATGTAGGATGTGGGACATCTCAGTAGTTTCGTGAAAAATGTATGCTACCTTTTGTTTCCCCCATTTTAGTAGTTTTCAATTTGGTTTTATGTGACCAAATTATGGTTAGGCTATTCAAATGTATTGCATTTCTTGCATCCGAAAATAAAATTGAGTTTAAGACACCCCATTTAATCGCGTAACCCTCAAATCCAGTTCAAGACAAGCTTATGATGTGAAGTGAACACGGCAGATACTCAAGTTTGTACTTGCATTTTCCCTACCATCCAGTGCCACATTCTCAAGCGACCACCAGGCTTCTGACTAGCTAAGAGCAGGTGATTTGCGACTTGGCATTGCAGGCATGGCTGTCATGGCTTGACACTCTGCTTGTGACCGAAAACCAACTGTCCATTTGCATCCCTTTTCCCTGTTGTGCCGTGCCTCTCCATATCTATCTGTAGTTATATTTAGAAACTTATGTTAGCTATGTCTTCAGTCTGTTTAGCTGAAGCTTCATCAGAATTTGTCTCCTTTTGTTATAAGGTAATCCCCATCACCTGAATAGAAAGTTGATGGTTTTTGTACACTGGGTGCATATCTTTTCAGTTGCCTATATCTTGCTTAGTTCTGAAAATGCTTTGGTAAGGTAATCTGTCTTAAAACCTACTGGTATAATTGTTGACATAGGAGATGGTGCAGTGGAGCATACAGTATGGAGCACCATTTACCCTATTAAATCTTTCCTGTGCCAAAGGATTTCTACACATCTGAATATCTACTTCCGTACAACTAATTGCATTATCAAAATCAGGTGTTATATCAGTTTTTATGATGGCACCTGGTTCACTTTGGTTCTCATGGCTTCAAGGCTTAAACCTTCAGTATGTTTGCACTTCTTTATTTCTGCGTAATACTTCTTGTTGAATTGTTTGGATGCCATAACTGTAGCACCTCAACACTCCTGCTATTTTCTGCAATCTCTGGGACCTTGAATAGTGTAGTTGTTGTTATAGGCTTATAGCAGAGGACAGCTTGGCACTCTGTTTGAGCTTGAGTTACTGACTGGGCAGCACCTGACCAAAAACGAACTGTGTGTTTGTATCCTTTTTTCCTGTTGTGCTGTTCCTCCTTTCGAGCTGTAGTTAGCAAAAAACTTGTGCTAGCTATGCCTTCTGTCTGTTTAGTTGAAGCTTCATAAGAATTCGTCTCCTCACCTGAATACAAAGTTGATAGTTTTGTACACCGTACACATCTTGTTGTTTGGCTGTATTTCTCCCTGTTCTGAAGATGTTTTATGAGGTAATCTGTGTCTTAAAACCTACTATTGCATTGC
The window above is part of the Oryza sativa Japonica Group chromosome 7, ASM3414082v1 genome. Proteins encoded here:
- the LOC4342743 gene encoding acyl carrier protein 1, mitochondrial, which codes for MAAAALRPAILRRIRLSPSPAAAAGAAAASQPHALARWLARPMSSHDAHLTRDEVVDRLLDVLKCHPKVDPSKVSPEAHFEKDLGLDSLDTVEVVMAIEEEFKLEIPDQEADKIDSLPLAIEYVANHPMAA